The Lates calcarifer isolate ASB-BC8 unplaced genomic scaffold, TLL_Latcal_v3 _unitig_51_quiver_1639, whole genome shotgun sequence DNA window TACTAGTcctgctgatcccactgagaatcaacacaaactgtttctgtctcttttcatgtcaACAACTGAGGTGgacactatgaatgtcttccaggagagactgtctgaacaTGGGAGGAGTTATCTCcatatttaaaccacatcacGTCTCCCCCCTCTCTATGACGGCCGGAGTTTTacctccaccttccagtgtggacattcacaacagatagaaacactttgatttcagacGTGGTCCAACAACACGTCGtacaaactagttcttttcTAGAATAACCTGAGTCTCACTGTCAGTTACAGCTtacatctgatcagctgatggacGTCGCCCTTTAAAATTAATAACAGCATCCTTTGACCAGTCactctttaaagacagacagctgggttcaggagagtctggtctctgctgctggatcctgaaacaaaaacagaactgatgaatctgcatgttggataaaaactagtgaaaaatatttagatttgaaatatttacaaaCTTATAATGTGAAATGCTTCCTTCAGTTCTTACCTATCATCAGTAGATTGTTGGAAATTAAGAGGAGGAGTAATTGACCGGTTGCTTttcatggacacacagctgggtccaggtccaggtccaggtccaggtccagcgGAGTGTGGTATCTGCTGCTCTGGgcttgaacacaacacacacagagcagtgagtgtgaatcatgatggtgcagtgatgtgagtgctgagctctgacatggagaagagtcatggacagttagagatcctcatctcacctctgagttttggtctggctctcatgttccccacacagagtggttttagagggagggactccctcctctctgtcctcatcactcatgctgagaaaacacaaaacactaatCATTCATCTGCTCATCAACTCCAATCATTTCTCCTGGAGAaatctcagctgctcctccactgatcttcttctttcctctttcatatcagtgtcagttgaatgcagtcagacagcagtgaggcagaggaagctgcCATCAGCTGCTGTACTTCTACTATCAGTCCACTAGATGGAGTCATGGagctgcagtcaacagcagctcagctcacacTCGATGCATGGACGACCATTTCATTGACTGACACACAGAAGGACTGAGATCCACTGAGTTTCTCtgacactgtctctgtgtctacAGCCTCCCTGTAGAAAACCACTGTGTGGATGATGATCTAAATATCTgcacattcatttcctgttgaTCCAACAGCTGTTGCAGCTCTGACAGATCCTGCTGTTGAAAATAAGAATGAgttttaatgtgtctgtaaaCTCCTGATAAGTTCACCTGTCCTACCTGTTCAGACTGAGGTTTCCCTCCACAGTAACAGAGACAGTCTGAGCTGATGGAACCTGCAGAGTCTCAGGACTAAACGCTCTGTAACAGTTACAGCTCTGACTCAGTTACATACTAAAACAACTGGAGCGccacatttctgtttctatgGTAACTCAGGTAACGACAGGtgtgtaaaacagtaaaaacagctacATCACCTTTAGACGGAGAAAACACTGTGCGCCGCCATGTTCtgtgaaagtgaaactaaactttAACAAGGAAATGCTCAGTGCATCAGCTGCTGTACTTCTACTATCAGTCCACTAGATGGAGTCATGGAGCTGCAGTCAGTGAAGCTCAGCTCAGTCAGACCTGAACCTCATGTTGATCTGATCCAGATCGACTTCACTTCCTGAGGATTTCATGATCTCTGATGTTGATCCAGAAtaaagctcagaggaaacagatgctgcagaacttcattcagaatcctcctgtttttaactttccCTCAGcatcacagtgaaacactgagAGTCTGAACATCCATGATACACTTGTTCTTTCGTCTCTTGGTGGTGGACCCAGGTTTCATCCATGGTTACGAACTGCCAACATAAATGGTGAGATTGTCCCTTGTCTTGTTGTATTGAATCCACTTCTCAAGTGGGTTTCAGGACCCAGAGAGCTGGCACGTTGGTTGTATGGAGTTCTCTGTGGATAACTGCATGGACTCGTTCCTGGGAGATCAGCTCTGTGGCAACGTACCGATCTGTCGAGATCATATGATGGATCTTGTTGATGGTCTCCTGTGTGGTGACAGTGACCATCCAGGCTCTGTCTGCCACGTTTGAATCCAGGAGCCCtctcctaaccctaaccttaacccttcAGCCCTTTAGACTGAGGTCAAGGACCACTGCATGAAACTTCAAATTTTCAATCACCTGAAACCGAAAAACCACAAAGATATTAACTTTGTGCAGAATCAGTCAGAGAGGTGAAGTGTTAACTTGTCTCCTTCTGCCTTAGAACTGATCAGTCACACATTGTATTCTGCCTTTTCAGGTCATATTCAGAGAAATCTGCAGCAATAACATCAGTTGATGTTAATGACAGAAGGTGATTTcctgttaattattttttatctgtgtgtttggtgtAATGAACATTTCAGCCTCTAGGGGACATTAATGAAGCTTTGGCCCGgtcttggtttggtttttggATCACCCGGACACCAGCTCTCTGAACGTCCAGCTCTGTGCGAGACTTTCACCTCAGTATCTGTCAGGTAAATATTTGCTCTGACTTGTGCTGAGTCAGACTGAAGCCAGATCAATATCGACTGCAGCacctttatttttcctcttagtcatttctttttcattcccGTCACGTTGCTCTTTTCTTGTAACTGTTCGGTGCAGTTGCCAACTTTTAAAGTCGTGAGCAGGTAACAGAGTCTGAGCCTTGGCCTTTGACCTGACGGCGTCCTGCTCTCAGTGTCGCTTCATTTACTCAGATGATGAAGTTCAAACAGCTCAGGAACTAAGGTTGGTACAGTCACTGCTGGCAGCGGTGACAGTAACGTTTTATCAGGAAAGAACTTGATCAAGCATCAGTCCTGACGACTGGTGACCTACTGACCTTTTCTCTCTGGCGCCACCATCAGGAAGAAACCTAGAACCATCTAGAAAATCTCAAAgtatttactcaaatactgcaCTGACAATCCAGtctgaggtacttgtactcGACTTACCTTTGtacctcttctcctctgcatttcaatttcacatttatttgacGTTTAGTTACTTTACAAAGTAAGAATTAATCTGAGCCGATTCCACTCCTCAATCATTTTTCctgtaaaatatcaaatatttcaCGGTTCTAGCTTCTTCAATTTGACTAGTTGCAGCTTTTcctttaaataatttaatctcTTTTTTAATTAGTATTAATGCAGTATCTGTACAGTAACATGTAGTTCATGTCATTATctacttctttctctctgattgTTGATTATTTAGCCTCATTGATGTAATGAGGTGGACAAATTAATAGAAACATGTCAGCCTCCAGAATGATTGATTAGACTGAATCAGTTTTCGAGAGGTGGACCTGATAAAGTGGACACTGAGTCCATGTCCTGGATGAGTCAAAGTAAACATGTTCGACTCATCAGCCTGACTGACTCATACTTTGACCCTCTGGTCAATaaccccccaccacctccaccttccccagcagagagacagaccgacacacagagacacactgaagaCGGACTCTTCTGGATCTGGTTCTGAGGTTCTGCTCGGAGATCTGGATCATGGTGGAACCAGCATCGAAACCAGCCGCcgttctgctgctgtttctgctgcacaGCTGCCTGGCAAACCATGGTACCTTATTACTGACGGAGGAGTGGTGAGGGTGGAGGAGTCAAGAAAAACTAAAGTGTTGAATATCAGAATCATCTCGATTTAAATTCTACTTTTGGTTGAAATACATGAAGCTTTCAGAGTTTTACAGCCACAACGAcgtttaacatttaacatgagCCAGAgctggaaagtaactgagtacttttactcagCTACACCTGTACTTTTTACTCAAGTATCTCTTGTATCTCTGCTGTACCACGtctcagagggaaatactgtagTTTTTACTTGAACTACAGGTTTGTTACTGTCAGGATGAACATGGTgtatctgcctgtgtgtgtataaatactATAGTAAAGTACTGCTTAGAAGTAATTATATAAAGTCacctttttaaaattacttttactCTGCTTGCTTTAAGTTCATACTTTTTTATATTACAGTAcagttacttttactttagtaaagaCTGAATATTTCTGATTTGTCTACACAAATCTACtttattctattcttttctATGCTACTCTGCTTTCTGCTCTACTCTTCTCTATTCTGTCAAATCTAACGTAATCTACTCTGTTGTACCATACTGTtctctattctattctattctattctattctaatctAATGTCCAGTTTATTAGGGACACTGAGCTCAAACAGTCCTGCAGTGAATCCAATAATCAGTTTGTTGGtcagttttttgtgttgaatgactgattgttgtgtgtgtagttttcCTCAGCAGTCAGCGGGCCGCTCAGGTCCTGGTCCGAAGCCGACGGGCCAATCAGCTGTTTGAGGAGTTGAAGCCAGGTAAGGTGTCTGCTTAAAGGTCTGAATGAACGCTCCACATCATCTTatatggttcattatgtgtctgtgttgattGTCCTCCTGTAGGGAACctggagagagagtgtgtggagGAGATCTGTGACCATGAAGAAGCCAGAGAGGTGTTCGAACAGCCGGTTAAAACAGTACGACTCCACTTTGTtctgatttcattcatttatcgTCCAGTCACAGAAGAAGTGAGAACATTAACATCTAACCAGAAACTAACTCTATTCTCCTCAGGAAAACTTCTGGAAAACGTACCTGGGTAAGTACGGCTGCATCACctcacagacaggaagtgggtTTATCTACAAAATAAAGCGTCACTACAGAAACATCAGTGTCCGTTATATCACAGTTTATTATTCAGCTCTGATCTGGTTTAACTGAAGTTTAATCAGCTGCACAAACACGAACAAAGTCCAcagctcacacatacacaacccaGACTACACAAACATCTaaccacctgtctgtctgcctgtctgtgtctctctctctctctctgtctgtctgtctctgtctgccttcctgtctgtctgtctgtctgtctgtctctgtctgtctctctgtcctcctaCAGACTGTAAAGGAACTGAAATGTCAAGAACACGGGacaacatcaacactgtcagACAGTGTATAGATGGTAAACACAAATcaacacaaataaactaaataacCTCATCAGATGTTTGatacactgactgtgtgtgtctgtctgtctgtcctcaggtcAGTGTATTTTTGGTAAGGGGGTGAACTATGAAGGAGACATCAACATCACAGTATCAGGGAGACAGTGTCAGTACTGGAGCAGCAGCTTCCCACATCCCATCATCAGGTgactgtctgtccacctgtctgtttacctgtctgtccacctgtctgtttatatgtctgtccacctgtctgtttacctgtctgtttacctgtctgtccacctgtctgcaGGGAGTTTAATGCCTCAGAGCCGAACAGTAACCTGAAGGAGAACTTCTGTCGAAACCCTGACAACCGTCCTGAGGGACCCTGGTGTTTCACCAAGGACCCAACAGTCCAGAAAGAGGCCTGCAGTGTCCCCAGATGTGGTAGAGTACCTGCTAGTACTTGTAACTACAGTACTGAGTACTGAGAGCCACAGGAACAGTACGTAGTCTGGATataaacatgcttttttttcttgtccaGGTGAGGTCTTTGTCCCGCCCACTCTGGCCCCCGAACCGGTCCAAACTGGTGACTGTTTACCAAACTACGGCATAGACTACGTAGGCGACTTGGATGTCACCCTGGGAGGCCACACCTGTCTGCAGTGGTCATCGCCGCGGGTCACGGCCCTCAGCAAGGACAAGGAGTTCATACCTGAGGTCATCCTGCAGGGCAACAAGTGCCGTAACCCCGACAACGACCCCGAGGGCCCCTGGTGCTACGTGGAGGTTTCTGGAAACGTGACGGTCGACTTCTGTGACCTGCATCTCTGTGGTAAATACTACAAGTACAAATCCTCTACGAGTACCTGTACTACCTCAGAGTACTGCTCAGGTGTTTCTCTTACCGGTCCACCTGtccgcctgtctgtctgttcacctgtctgtctgtctgtctgcctgtccgcctgtctgtctgtccacctgtctgtctgcctgtccgcctgtctgtctgtccacctgtctgtctgtctgtctgcctgtccgcctgtctgtctgtccacctgtctgtctgtctgtctgtctatctgtctgcctgcctgtccacctgtctgtctgtctgtctgtccacctgtctgtctgtctgtctgtctgtctgtccacctgtccgcctgtctgtctgtccacctgtctgtctgtctgtctgcctgtccgcctgtctgtctgtccacctgtccgcctgtctgtctgtccacctgtctgtctgtctgtctgcctgtccgcctgtctgtctgtccacctgtctgtctgcctgtccgcctgtctgtctgtccacctgtctgtctgtccacctgtctgtctgtctgtctgtctgtctgtccacctgtctgtctgtctatctgtctgcctgcctgtccacctgtctgtctgtctgtctgtctgtccacctgtctgtctgtccacctgtctgccTCACAGAGGATCAGTTGGTCGGTGATGTGCTGATAGAGACCGGAGACACTGATGGCCGGGAGCGCTCCGTCCTGACTCCAAGCAGGAAACGGTTTTTCAATCCTCGCAGCtttggagagggagagggaggtaAGTCCAACACCTGGCTAACTGCTTAACGACTGGTTATCTAACTAACTTAATGGACtggttgactgactgactgtaagAAACTGGAGACTTGCTGAAAACTGGCAGGTAAACTGGCTGGTTAACATGCATATTGATTTGACTAACTGATGATTTACAGCCTGATTGACTGAAAGTGTGAAGGTACAGTATCTACAGGTTTACTGCCTGGTTAGATGGATAACTCACTGCCTGATCAGGTAACTGGTTATTAACTGGTTTACTGACTGGTTAACTGATATAGTAATAAGAGGCTGAAGTGAGCCAGTGTGGAAATCAAGCTTTACTAGTTTGTTTGTTAACTTCTTAACTGGTGCTGAAAACCTGGTTAATGTTTGACTGTTTACCAGGTGAGCTGGTTTAACGCCTGGTAAAGTGTGGAGATGAATTCTCTCTCTGAGAAACAGGTTTACTGACTGGTTAGATTAAATGTCCAGTAAACGTTAGTTGTTATTAACAGACTTACTGGTTACTGACTGGTTGGTTAACTGACATACTGAGTGGTTTTAGAAAACTGATGTACGGACTTTTACCTAGCAGCTGACTAAATAACTATTGACTGGCTAGTTAAGTGATTTACTGACTGGTTGACTGTATTGATTGGTTTACAGTGTGGTTGACCATCTTACCGCCTGGTTAACTGATTGTGTTGCAGAATGTGGACTGCGCCCCCTGTTTGAAAAGGAGAATAAAAAGGATgcgaaggaggaggagctgttGGAGTCGTACAGAGGCAGTCGCATCGTTGGAGGCGACAAAGCAGAGGTGGCCTCAGCACCATGGTAACTACACTTATGACAACAAGCTGTCGCCATGGTAACCACACTATATTCATTCTCATCTGATATATGATGCTGAAACGCGTCAGAGTATCTTCAGTTCGATGAGGGACAAAGATCCTGACGTGTAAATCTCAGGGTTGACGTGAGATCATTGAAATCAAACCGTGGTTTTCTGGTTTGCAGGCAGGTGATGTTGTACAAACGCAGCCCTCAGGAGCTGCTGTGTGGAGCCAGTCTGATCAGTAATCAGTGGATCCTCACTGCAGCTCACTGCATCCTCTACCCACCCTGGAACAAGAACTTCACCAAAGACGACATTCTGGTCCGCCtgggaaaacacagcaggacCCAGTAAGACTGAGACATCAACTGAGACAGTGCGTTGTTTTTTGCTGCGTACTGACCAGAGTATTTACTCTCCAGGTTTGAGCAAGGCGTTGAGAAGATCGTGGCGATTGATGATATCATCGTCCATCCTAAGTACAACTGGAAAGAAAACCTGAACAGAGACATCGCCCTGCTGCACTTGAGACGACCGGTCCCGTTCACCAATGAGATCTTCCCCGTCTGCCTTCCCAACAGGAAGGTCGCTCAGGAGTAAGGCAACCACAGAAACTCTCTCAGTTGTTGTGTTGAGTGGAAATGAAATTGTTGGTTACAGCCCATCTACATCCGAGAGGTGTGGAGGGGATTCAGATGCAGGTTCAGTGTTTGGCCATGGACTTTTGAAGCATACTGACGCCTTTTATTTGGATGAACCTGACAAACAAAATAGTCTAACCCCACGTTATGAATTAATTTCAACTCAAAAACTTCTCCAACAATAAGTCCTGTAGTCAGTACTGTTCCTCGTTACGACAGCATGCTTTCACCACACCGGTTTTATCTTTGTCAGTGGGAACCAGTTcatttgaagcatactgaggTCTTTACTGTGTCTGGGTTTTCTGAGTTATCTGACAGTTCTTCTTCCCCCGGCAGTCTCATGTCCGAGGGCTATAAGGGCCGAGTGACTGGTTGGGGTAACCTGAAGGAGACCTGGAACCCAGCAGCAAGAAATTTACCTTCAGTCCTCCAGCAAATCCACCTTCCAATCGTGGACCAGGACACCTGTCGTGGATCCACATCAGTCAGGATCACAGACAACATGTTCTGTGCTggtaatgtttctgtttctattgATCTCCATTGAATTGTGTTTagattcatggtccccagaggatttACCCTTatcatttaggttttttttacCCTTGTGGTTTTTCCTTTAGCGTCCCCATGAGttgtacattattttcacagctgagaagtttatttaaataaatgatctgAGTAAGAAGTTTTCAGATTAGATCACCATCAGGTCCAACATGACCACCGGCCTCAGACCTAAATACTGACTTTGTTACAGGTTATAAACCTGAAGACACCAAGAGAGGTGACGCCTGTGAGGGAGACAGCGGTGGACCGTTTGTGATGAAGGTGAGaatcatcaacagtttaactcGCCACCTTTAACCTGTATTATCAGAATATTAACTGGTGAACGATGCACaataatgcagttttaaatatGTAGAAGTCTATGAAgacacattttatattattcCACGCTTTTCATACACTGCATTGCATTATAGTCTGTTGGAGATGATAAATAGGATGTAACATCTTCAGAAGTCTCGTTCTGTTAAAACATCTAATcagtttattatatagaaaacAGGATATATTTCGGGTTCTTGCTTAAAAAATTACTAAAATGGTGAATTTGTTCATCGTTTGTtcacttgtttttgtgtgcagtaTCCGGCAGAAAACCGCTGGTATCAGATGGGTATCGTGTCGTGGGGCGAGGGCTGCGACCGTGACGGGAAGTATGGCTTCTACACCCACGTGTACAGGATGAGCCGGTGGATGAGGAAAGTTATTGACAAGGCGGGAGGAGACGAAGACTAAACACAAGAACGCAGACGttctcacttcctgttgtcacTGTCAAACAAGACAATGTTAATAAAGTCTGGTCCTATAACGCTCACCTCTGCGTCCGACACCTAATGTTTAATTAAACCTGTGGAAACGAGGTAACTTTGTTTTGCAGAGCAGCTTTTATAGAAGCAGAGcacagatacaaacactgaACGCTCAGATTTCACCGTCTGGTTACAAACGATTAGTGTTGATGTacaaatacaagaaaataacaGTTACTCTTTCACATATTTTAGCTTTTGTTTGAGCAGTTAAAGCTCAGAAAACATGCAGAACTAAATCACAGTTTTCCTCATCTCCACGACACGAGGACGTGTCTCTCAGGACTCGTCGGCCGCCTCTGCCACCACCTGACTGTCTGTAGTCCTGTGGGTCAGCAGGTGTCTGTTCAGGTGGGTTTTGCGGGTGTAGCTCTTGGGGCAGTAGACGCAGGCGTAGGGACGGATGTTGCTGTGAGACAACATGtgtttcttcaggtcaaacttTCTCCGTAAACATTTCCCACACTCAGGACATGAGAACGGCTTCTCCCCTGAACAACAGAAGATTTACGACAATTAAAAACAGGATAAATAACAGTTGTTGACGTCTGTTTTCAGCtggtttctcacctgtgtgtatcCTCCGGTGTTCGGTCAGGTGACAGGAAATGGAGAAGGCCTTCCCGCAGTCCTGGCAGACGTACGGCCGCTCGCCCGTGTGAGTCCTCATGTGTTTTTGCAGGTCGCCTCCAGACGGCCAGCCCTTACCGCACACCGTGCACACGTACGGGCGCTCCCCGGTGTGCCGTCGCACATGCACGTTGAGGCCGGCGAGCGCGGTGAAGTCCTTGGGGCAGTAGGGGCAGCGGTACGGACGCTCGCCCGTGTGCGTCCTCAGGTGGCCCTCCAGCCCGTCCCGGGTCTTGAAGCGCTTGCCGCACTGCGGGCACAGGAAGCGGCTCTCGGCGGTGTGGCTGGCCCGGTGAGAGTGGAGGCCGGTCAGAGAGCCGTACGTCTTGTTGCACTGGTCGCACTGGTACGAGCGGAAAGTGTGCGTTCGCTGGTGAATACGAAGCTGAGTCACACct harbors:
- the LOC108873916 gene encoding prothrombin, translated to MVEPASKPAAVLLLFLLHSCLANHVFLSSQRAAQVLVRSRRANQLFEELKPGNLERECVEEICDHEEAREVFEQPVKTENFWKTYLDCKGTEMSRTRDNINTVRQCIDGQCIFGKGVNYEGDINITVSGRQCQYWSSSFPHPIIREFNASEPNSNLKENFCRNPDNRPEGPWCFTKDPTVQKEACSVPRCGEVFVPPTLAPEPVQTGDCLPNYGIDYVGDLDVTLGGHTCLQWSSPRVTALSKDKEFIPEVILQGNKCRNPDNDPEGPWCYVEVSGNVTVDFCDLHLCEDQLVGDVLIETGDTDGRERSVLTPSRKRFFNPRSFGEGEGECGLRPLFEKENKKDAKEEELLESYRGSRIVGGDKAEVASAPWQVMLYKRSPQELLCGASLISNQWILTAAHCILYPPWNKNFTKDDILVRLGKHSRTQFEQGVEKIVAIDDIIVHPKYNWKENLNRDIALLHLRRPVPFTNEIFPVCLPNRKVAQDLMSEGYKGRVTGWGNLKETWNPAARNLPSVLQQIHLPIVDQDTCRGSTSVRITDNMFCAGYKPEDTKRGDACEGDSGGPFVMKYPAENRWYQMGIVSWGEGCDRDGKYGFYTHVYRMSRWMRKVIDKAGGDED